ATTCTTCAAATCAATTGGGATAAAATTGTTGCCGACCGGGGCAAAAGCCATTGTAATGACATTTTGGTATTCGCGTTGGCTCCTGAATCAGAAAATGTTACGTTTACAGTTGGACAGGCAACCAGGGATAAGGGTACGTACTTATATAAAATCCCCAGGGAGTTTATCGGCAAGACTGCTTATGTTTATATTGCGTTTAAATCTTTTTCAAATAATGACGTTTCTACCAGTCAGTACCTTGGATCGATAATCCTTGAATAACAGCGAAGGGAGGAATAATATTTTTAACTTTGTGTTATGCGAATTATTATAGAAATACTTTTAACGGGCATAGCCGTGTCGGTTGCTGCTTTTCTTGTACCAGGTGTTTATGTTGACGGTTTTCTGAATGCTATTATTGCAGGCCTTCTTATCGCTTTGGTCAATGCGACTATCGGAACCCTGTTACGGCTTTTCACCCTGCCAATAAATATCCTTTCTTTAGGCCTAATGTCTTTCATTATTTCTGTGTTGATGGTGCTTCTGGTCGACAGCTTTATGAAAGGGTTTAATACATCGGGATTTCTTTCAGCCCTGATATTTGCTGCTGTCCTGTCTTTAATAAAAATGGTGTTTGGCGCGTTGAAGTAACAATTATTTCGATCGCTGTCTATACAGATAAGTACTTTATTTTTCCGCCAATGCATTCTGCACGCTTGGAGCTTTATCGCTTTGTACTTTTTCTAACACTGCCCTGTTGTCTCTGCTCTGAAAAACTTTCTTTAATATAGCTACAGCTCCCGCCCGAACATATGAACGCCCGTCATTCACTGCCATACTTTTTACTTTATCGTAAAGTCCGGCCTTTTCTTCGTCGTTTAATTTCGGGATAAAGTTAACAGCCCGTAACCGCAGTTCCCAGTTTTTATCGTCCAGTGCTTTTATCATAGTTTCTCTGGCTGCTTTTTCGGCAGGCATTTTTTCAAGCGCCTGCAAAGCTTCCAACCTGTCCATAAAAAGGGGAGCATGGGTATACTGGAAAATATTCTGCGATAAAGTCTTTGCTTCCTTCTTAGTGGCAAGCAGATATTTTTCGGCATCTACATTCACCAGCTCTGGTTCGGCTGGTACGTCAAAGCTAAAATTCTGAGATTGTTTGTCTGCCACAACTTCCTTACGCTCAGTATTACCGGATACATAAATATCTATGGCCATAGGCAAGCGATATAATGGAACTTTACTAAGGTCCTGCTGCTGAACTACGCTTACGATTACCTTCTTTGCTGCTGCATCGTACCGGGTATCGATCTTCAACACTGGATGCCCGGACGCCAGGAACCATTGGTTGAAAAACCAGTTAAGATCCTCGCCTGTCACTTCCTCAAAGGCCATCCTCAAATCATCTATTTCGGCAGTCTTATAGGCGTTCCTTGTCAAATAGAGGTGAAGGGATTTAAAAAAGGCTTCATCGCCCACTGTTTTACGTAACATGTGAAGAATGCGCCCACCCTTCTGATAGCTCACTGCATCAAACATCTGATCGCGATCGGCGTAATTAAAACGGATCACATCGGCATCTTTCCCCTGTGTAGAAGTAAGGTAAGTTTGCAAATCCTTCCAGCCATACTGGTCGGCATGGTCCCTCCCATACTTATGTTCATTCCAGAGATACTCACCGTATGTGGCAAACGATTCATTAAGCGGAAGGTTCGCCCATGATTCGGCAGTTACCAGGTCGCCGAACCAGTGGTGAAACAGCTCGTGTGAGATGATATCTTCATAACTCTCGTCCAGATACTGTTCTTTCGTCATATTCATCCTTTCAAACAGAACGGTTGCTGTAGTATTTTCCATCGCGCCGCCCTGAAAGTCGCGCACAACGATTTGGGAATATTTTTCCCATGGGTAAGGTACGCCCGTTTTATTTGAGAAGAACTCTATCATCCCGGGAGTTTTACCAAAGATGAGCCTCGCGTTTTTGGCGAAAGCTGGCTCCATGTAATAGCTTACTTCTTTACCCTTCCAGCTGTCCTTCACAATGTCGAATTTGCCTGCGGCAACCATGGTCAGGTATGTAGAATGGCGGTTTGCTCCTGGCGCCATGTGTCGGTGCGTGTACCGTCTCCATTGTCTGAGGAGAAATCCAGTATACCGTTTGAAAGAGTGACCATGCTGTCGGAACAGTGAGACTGATTTCCTGGGTCATCTTCTCGTTGCGGCCAATCGATTGTAGGAAACCAGGCTGAGTTCGACTCTGTTTCTCCCTGCGTCCAGAACTGCCTCGGTTTATCGGTTTCCTTCCCCCGGGGGTTAATAAAGTAAAACCCGCGGTCGCCCGATGAGTTAATGTCTTCGCCCACCTTTAGTTTATCGGGCATGGCTACATACTGGATATACAGCGTGTACTTTTCATCCCGGGTATACACTTTATCAAGAGATATCCTGAGCTTCTTGCGATCATAAGTATACTTCAGGGGCTTGAGACTTTCGTCCTTGAGAAGCAATGCTACCTGCTCTACTTTAAATCCTTTGGCATTTAATATTACCGAATCGGAGGAGTAAAACCATGGCTTCGCCTGTATAAAAGCCTTACCTTTAACATAGGCACTGTCCCAGTCGAACTTAAGGTCGAGCTTCGTGTGGATAATATCGGTTAATCTGGGGTAGCTGCCTCTATATATATTCGCGCCCGGAGCATTGGCACTTACAGTAACGGGATCCATCACCACCTTCTGTGTGGTTGAACACGATATTGAAAAAAATATGCACAGTGCTATGCAGCACCAATAATTCTGTATTTTCATTAAAAAGCTTGTCTTTTACCGGTATATATCAGGACTCCCGAAGCAAATCGTTTATCTGTTTTTCGAATTCCATAACAAAATCAGTGTAGTGTTTACCGGTACCCGGGCCACTGAAGCCGGTGTGAATACTTCTGACTTTCCCCCTCTTGTCGATAACAATCGTGGTGGGGAAGGCTTTAAACTCATTCAGGGCCGGCATACTTTTCAAAGCTTCTTTGTTGGTATACCCGGTGAGAAGAATCGGATAGGTTATATCAAGCCGGTCTCTCAGCTGCTGAAGACTCTTTTTTGAGCGTTCGGTATCTGTAGTTCTTTCATAAGCCAGTCCAACTACTTCCACTCCTTTGCTTTTATTCTTTTTATAAAAGGGGGCGAGGTATCCGGATTCATCCATGCAATTAGGGCACCATGAACCCAGGAACTGAACTATAACTACCTTGTTTTTAAACCGGGAACTGGAGAGAGAAACGTTATTGCCATTCAGGTCGGGGAAATTAAAATCTATTGTTGAATAGCCCGGCTTAAGCCTCGTCAGCGAGTAAGCATCGGGAAGCATCGCGTTAGGGTCTTTTTTTGCAGTCCAGTTATCTACTGATGAAAGACCCGCATAGAACTTCCCGTCTATAATCGTATTACCTTTAACCCTTCCGGTGAACAGGAATGCATGTGATCCGTCAAACGTAGACAGGAAAAGCTTATCGCCCGAAAGTGCCCCTTCCAGATAGCGGTAGTCGCCTGTAGTGGTTAAAAAAGTGCCTGTAACTTTTGTAGAATCCTGAGTAAACTCACCGACAGCAATAGTGGTATCCTTTCCGTCGGAACTTACAAATGTGGACGACCATCTTCCGGTAACATTCTGCCCTGATCCGTCACCTGAAACAAGGAACCTGCTTGTAACACCATGTTCTGCAGCAAACTCCATTGCTACCTCTTTACCAGGCAGATGCCTGATCCACTTCCCGTTCAGGCCCGAAGAGCTAAACTCAGCTTTTATTTCTGAGTCGAACAAGGGTAGCTTAATCGTAACAGAATCATTGCTTACACTGATATCGTCTACCCTGAACCGCTCGCCGGCATTTGTTATATAAATTACCTTTCGGCCGCTGGTATCGCTCACAATAAAATTAAAAGGAATCTCGGTTCCCGATTCAGTCTTCAGGGTAGCTCTCCAGGTGCCATTTTCCAAACCTTCTGATGATTTACCGCAACTGAAAAAAAGCGTTGCCGACCACAAAAGAGCAATTAGAAAAGAGTAGATTTTTAAATGATTTGCTTTACGTTTTATTTGATGAGGCATGTTCTTAATGTCTAATCCACAGTGAATTTCATGAATAGTGTAATCTAGCAGCCATCAGCAAAAATAAATATTACTTTGCTTCGCGTATTTTTCGTTCGATCGCTGTAGTAGAATAACCGTCTATATATGTAATAGTTTTTACTTCTCCGCCGTTTTGCATTACCACATCAGCGCCTACAATCGTGTCGATGGTATAGTCAGCACCCTTTACCAGGATGTCTGGCTTAATGGCCGTTATCAGATTCAGAGGAGTAGCTTCTCCGAACAATACTACTGCATCTACAAAGAAAAGTGAGGCAAGGATTAAAGTTCTGGAATGCTGATCGGTAATAGGCCGTGCCGCCCCTTTCAACTCGGATACGGACTGATCCGTATTTACGCCAATAATGAGTTTATTTCCCATGCTGGCTGCTTTCGCAAGATAATCTATATGGCCCAGATGCAGCAGATCGAAACAACCATTTGTAAAAACAATCTTGTTACCCTGAAACTTCCAGATGTTCACCATGGGCAGAAGCTGATCAAGACTTCTTACCTTGCTATTCACAACATCTAATTTATCCATTAGCGGCTCTCCTGTTTAATGAGTGCAATCTACACAAACATATATAAAATCCGGAGCAATATAGAGGTTAATGTACAACGTCTACCTGATCAGATGATTGTTATCATCTGGAAAAACGAGAATTGGCTGATACTTCCTTGCTTCGTCCATTGGAAGGGAACCATAAGACATAATGATCACGATATCGCCAACCTGCGCCAGCCTCGCACATGAACCATTAAGGCAAACTATGCCTGAGCCTCTTTCGCCTTTAATCACGTATGTTTCAAAACGGGCTCCGTTATTGTTGTTTACAACCTGAACTTTTTCATTGGGAATGATGTTCGCGGCGTCTATTAAGTCTTCGTCTATAGTGATACTTCCCACATAATTCAATTCAGCCTGCGTTACCTTCACCCGATGTATCTTCGACTTCAAAACCTGAATAATCATAAGGCAAAATTACTAAAAGTGTTACAAGTTATATGCTTCAAGTTGTAAGCGGGAGGTAATATTATTAGTATCAGGTATTTAGTATCAAGTATCAAGAGATACGGGTTGTAAGTTGCGGGTTGTGAGTTGTGGGAGGCAGTTAGCTTTCGGCGATCAGTTTACTGGACAAGTCCATAATTTATAACCCATAATTCATAACACAATAAGCCGACTGCTACTTCAGCAAGATGTTGTCAATAAGACGGGTTTCACCTACTTTTGCGGCTACAAGAGCAACGATACTGCCCACATCTTTCGATGTTGCGGGTTGCAGGGTTTCTGCGTCGTAAATTTCAAAGTAGTCGAGTTCCACTCCTTCGCTTGCTGATAAAAACGCGATAGCATCTGATTTAAGTTCATCAAGGCTCTTCACACTAAAGTGATCCTTTGCACTATTCAGCGATGCCGACAGAGCGAGGGCATTATGCCTTTCGCTGGAGGAAAGGTGGATATTGCGCGAACTGAGTGCCAGGCCATCCTCTTCCCGTTTTATCGGACACATCACTAGTTTAACCGGGATGTTCAGCATTTTAACCATGCTCCGGAGAATCAGAACCTGCTGAAAATCTTTCTGACCAAAAAACGCGACATCTGGTTTTACAATGTCAAAAAACTTCTTCACAACCTGCGTTACTCCCTGATAGTGGCCGGGCCTGATTTTTCCCTCAAGTACATTTTCCAGATATCCCAGATCGAGATGCCAGCTTTCTCCGGGTTCGTACATCTCTTCGACTGAAGGCAGAAATAAAATATCTACATCGGCACCTCTTAGCTTTTCAATATCTGCGTCTACAGGTCTAGGGTACTTCTCAAGATCGGCAGGATCATTAAACTGGGTAGGGTTTACAAAAATGCTGCAAACAATTACATCAGACTGTCGTCGTGCAATATCTATTAATGATAAATGCCCCTCGTGTAAGGCTCCCATAGTTGGAACGAAACCTATACTTTTTTTCTGCTCCCTCAACTCATTAAGGAATTTTGACAATGCTGACTTTGATGTAAATATTTTCAAATTAATAAAAGCTATCAGCCGTGGGCAATTAGCAATCAGCTCTGTGCCTACCACTGTTTTTATGATATTTCCGTTCAGCAAGCAGTTCCGGAAAACAGATCTGTCTGCTACTGCAAATTAAGCAATAAAAACACTTCGTGTTAGTGCCTTTTTGCTTTATGTTTCAGCCGGCAAAGGTGCTGATTACAAAAAAAATATGCAAGACTCTTGCGTAAATCGTTGATATATCATAATATAATGAGTATATTTGCAGTCCCAAATTCTATTCTTAAACATTTAACATTTGGAGATGGCAAAAACGAAGTTACTGTTTATTACCCACGAGATGTCGCCTTTCCTCGAGTTAACAAAAATTTCTGAAATTACCAGGCAACTGCCCCAGGCAATGCAGGACAAAGGATTCGAAATCCGGATTCTGATGCCGCGTTTCGGCAACATTAATGAGCGCCGCAACCGCCTTCACGAGGTCATCCGCCTTTCAGGAATGAATATCATCATAGATGATAATGATAACCCGCTGATTATTAAAGTCGCATCAATACCTTCAGCTCGTATGCAGGTATATTTTCTTGACAATGAAGAATATTTTCAGCGAAAGCAGGTTTTCAGAGACAACTCAAACAAGTTTTTTGAAGACAATGATGAGCGCACAATTTTCTTCTGCAAAGGGGCACTTGAAACTGTTAAGAAGTTAGGCTGGTCGCCCGATGTAGTTCATTGTC
The window above is part of the Arcticibacter tournemirensis genome. Proteins encoded here:
- a CDS encoding phage holin family protein; the encoded protein is MRIIIEILLTGIAVSVAAFLVPGVYVDGFLNAIIAGLLIALVNATIGTLLRLFTLPINILSLGLMSFIISVLMVLLVDSFMKGFNTSGFLSALIFAAVLSLIKMVFGALK
- the panD gene encoding aspartate 1-decarboxylase, which gives rise to MIIQVLKSKIHRVKVTQAELNYVGSITIDEDLIDAANIIPNEKVQVVNNNNGARFETYVIKGERGSGIVCLNGSCARLAQVGDIVIIMSYGSLPMDEARKYQPILVFPDDNNHLIR
- the rfaE2 gene encoding D-glycero-beta-D-manno-heptose 1-phosphate adenylyltransferase, with amino-acid sequence MDKLDVVNSKVRSLDQLLPMVNIWKFQGNKIVFTNGCFDLLHLGHIDYLAKAASMGNKLIIGVNTDQSVSELKGAARPITDQHSRTLILASLFFVDAVVLFGEATPLNLITAIKPDILVKGADYTIDTIVGADVVMQNGGEVKTITYIDGYSTTAIERKIREAK
- a CDS encoding peroxiredoxin family protein, which produces MPHQIKRKANHLKIYSFLIALLWSATLFFSCGKSSEGLENGTWRATLKTESGTEIPFNFIVSDTSGRKVIYITNAGERFRVDDISVSNDSVTIKLPLFDSEIKAEFSSSGLNGKWIRHLPGKEVAMEFAAEHGVTSRFLVSGDGSGQNVTGRWSSTFVSSDGKDTTIAVGEFTQDSTKVTGTFLTTTGDYRYLEGALSGDKLFLSTFDGSHAFLFTGRVKGNTIIDGKFYAGLSSVDNWTAKKDPNAMLPDAYSLTRLKPGYSTIDFNFPDLNGNNVSLSSSRFKNKVVIVQFLGSWCPNCMDESGYLAPFYKKNKSKGVEVVGLAYERTTDTERSKKSLQQLRDRLDITYPILLTGYTNKEALKSMPALNEFKAFPTTIVIDKRGKVRSIHTGFSGPGTGKHYTDFVMEFEKQINDLLRES
- a CDS encoding M1 family aminopeptidase, with the protein product MAPGANRHSTYLTMVAAGKFDIVKDSWKGKEVSYYMEPAFAKNARLIFGKTPGMIEFFSNKTGVPYPWEKYSQIVVRDFQGGAMENTTATVLFERMNMTKEQYLDESYEDIISHELFHHWFGDLVTAESWANLPLNESFATYGEYLWNEHKYGRDHADQYGWKDLQTYLTSTQGKDADVIRFNYADRDQMFDAVSYQKGGRILHMLRKTVGDEAFFKSLHLYLTRNAYKTAEIDDLRMAFEEVTGEDLNWFFNQWFLASGHPVLKIDTRYDAAAKKVIVSVVQQQDLSKVPLYRLPMAIDIYVSGNTERKEVVADKQSQNFSFDVPAEPELVNVDAEKYLLATKKEAKTLSQNIFQYTHAPLFMDRLEALQALEKMPAEKAARETMIKALDDKNWELRLRAVNFIPKLNDEEKAGLYDKVKSMAVNDGRSYVRAGAVAILKKVFQSRDNRAVLEKVQSDKAPSVQNALAEK
- a CDS encoding glycogen/starch synthase is translated as MAKTKLLFITHEMSPFLELTKISEITRQLPQAMQDKGFEIRILMPRFGNINERRNRLHEVIRLSGMNIIIDDNDNPLIIKVASIPSARMQVYFLDNEEYFQRKQVFRDNSNKFFEDNDERTIFFCKGALETVKKLGWSPDVVHCHGWMTALVPVYLKTTYKDDPTFKNAKVVYSVYNNCFTEKFDSDFSRKAIMNGMSAKHTDMFKDGDCDSLHIGAIAYSDAVVYGGPEISEEVVSFVKNSEKPVLEYENTLDYENYYGLYEEIANEDLVSLA
- the panC gene encoding pantoate--beta-alanine ligase, producing MKIFTSKSALSKFLNELREQKKSIGFVPTMGALHEGHLSLIDIARRQSDVIVCSIFVNPTQFNDPADLEKYPRPVDADIEKLRGADVDILFLPSVEEMYEPGESWHLDLGYLENVLEGKIRPGHYQGVTQVVKKFFDIVKPDVAFFGQKDFQQVLILRSMVKMLNIPVKLVMCPIKREEDGLALSSRNIHLSSSERHNALALSASLNSAKDHFSVKSLDELKSDAIAFLSASEGVELDYFEIYDAETLQPATSKDVGSIVALVAAKVGETRLIDNILLK